The Lysobacterales bacterium genome includes a region encoding these proteins:
- a CDS encoding DUF1698 domain-containing protein has protein sequence MTDILDAYVTSAPTPQQAVDIFKGEWSSILPPHLGVDSGGGAGVFDDGRIHWFLNRIGPIAGRSVIELGPLEGGHTWMLEQAGAGSIVAVESNTRAFLKCLVVKELLGMQRSRFLLGDFVEHLAADDTGYDIGIASGVLYHMRNPARLVELLARRCREVLVWTHYFDAERTAEVPAHAATFAAPEAAEHAGFRHTLVAKGYGAALGWQGFCGGSAEYACWMPRADLLACFEHFGFEITGIEFDHREHPNGPALALHAVRRDG, from the coding sequence GTGACCGATATCCTCGACGCCTACGTGACCTCTGCCCCGACGCCCCAGCAGGCCGTCGACATCTTCAAGGGCGAGTGGTCCTCGATCCTGCCGCCGCACCTGGGCGTCGACAGCGGCGGTGGCGCTGGCGTGTTCGATGATGGCCGCATCCACTGGTTCCTGAACCGTATCGGCCCGATCGCCGGCCGCTCGGTGATCGAACTCGGCCCGCTCGAAGGCGGCCATACCTGGATGCTCGAGCAGGCCGGTGCCGGCTCCATCGTCGCGGTCGAGAGCAACACCCGGGCCTTCCTCAAGTGCCTGGTGGTCAAGGAACTGCTGGGCATGCAGCGCAGCCGCTTCCTGCTCGGCGACTTCGTGGAGCATCTGGCCGCCGACGACACCGGTTACGACATCGGCATCGCCAGCGGCGTGCTTTACCACATGCGCAACCCGGCGCGGCTGGTCGAGCTGCTGGCCCGGCGCTGCCGGGAAGTGCTGGTGTGGACCCACTACTTCGATGCCGAGCGCACGGCGGAGGTGCCAGCGCACGCCGCGACCTTCGCGGCGCCGGAAGCGGCCGAGCATGCCGGTTTCCGGCACACCCTTGTGGCCAAGGGTTACGGTGCCGCGCTGGGCTGGCAGGGCTTCTGCGGCGGCTCGGCCGAGTACGCCTGCTGGATGCCGCGCGCCGACCTGCTCGCCTGCTTCGAGCACTTCGGCTTCGAGATCACCGGCATCGAATTCGACCACCGCGAGCACCCGAACGGGCCGGCGCTGGCCCTGCATGCGGTGCGCCGCGACGGCTGA
- a CDS encoding pyridoxal-phosphate dependent enzyme, giving the protein MTHDSVLELIGNTPMVRVRQLDTGPCELYLKLECMNPGGSIKDRIGLSMIEAAEARGELKPGATLVEGTAGNTGIGLALVAQQKGYRLLLVVPDKMSREKIFNLKAMGAEVVLTRSDVAKGHPDYYQDLAERIARETPGAYFINQFGNPDNPRAHEEQTGPEIWRQMGGDMDAIVFGCGSSGTMTGLSRYFARVAPHVELVLADPVGSILAEYINEGTLSEKSGSWLVEGIGEDFLPSISDFSRVRKAYAISDRESLLTGRELLEKEGILGGSSSGTLLAAALRWCREQSEPKRVVCFVCDTGNKYLSKMYNDYWMLDNGFLERQPTGDLRDLIMRPYAQRDTVVIGPGDLLVTAYQRMKLYEISQLPVMDGDTLVGILDESDVLMHVYGNEDRFRDEVRTAMVTKLEKLPVTAPVESLMPLFDRGHVAIVMDGERFCGLITRIDLLNYLRRRVH; this is encoded by the coding sequence ATGACCCACGACAGCGTCCTCGAGCTGATCGGCAACACGCCGATGGTGCGCGTGCGCCAGCTCGACACCGGCCCCTGTGAGCTCTACCTCAAGCTCGAGTGCATGAATCCCGGCGGTTCGATCAAGGACCGCATCGGCCTGTCGATGATCGAGGCGGCCGAGGCGCGCGGCGAGCTCAAGCCCGGTGCCACCCTGGTCGAGGGCACCGCCGGCAACACCGGCATCGGCCTGGCCCTGGTCGCCCAGCAGAAGGGCTACCGCCTGCTGCTGGTGGTCCCTGACAAGATGAGCCGGGAGAAGATCTTCAACCTCAAGGCGATGGGCGCCGAGGTCGTGCTGACCCGCTCCGACGTCGCCAAGGGCCATCCCGACTATTACCAGGACCTCGCCGAGCGGATCGCCCGCGAGACCCCCGGCGCCTACTTCATCAACCAGTTCGGCAACCCGGACAACCCGCGCGCCCACGAGGAACAGACCGGCCCGGAGATCTGGCGTCAGATGGGCGGCGACATGGACGCCATCGTGTTCGGCTGCGGCTCCTCCGGCACCATGACCGGCCTGTCGCGCTACTTCGCGCGGGTCGCCCCGCACGTCGAGCTGGTGCTGGCCGATCCGGTCGGCTCGATCCTGGCCGAATACATCAACGAGGGCACCCTCAGCGAGAAGTCCGGGAGCTGGCTGGTCGAGGGCATCGGCGAGGACTTCCTGCCGTCCATCTCCGACTTCAGCCGGGTTCGCAAGGCCTACGCGATCAGCGACCGCGAGAGTCTGCTGACCGGCCGCGAGCTGCTCGAGAAGGAGGGCATCCTGGGCGGCTCGTCGAGCGGCACCCTGCTCGCCGCGGCGCTGCGCTGGTGCCGCGAGCAGTCCGAGCCGAAGCGGGTGGTCTGCTTCGTCTGCGATACCGGCAACAAGTACCTGTCGAAGATGTACAACGACTACTGGATGCTGGACAACGGCTTCCTCGAGCGGCAGCCGACCGGCGACCTGCGCGACCTGATCATGCGCCCCTACGCGCAGCGCGACACCGTGGTGATCGGCCCCGGCGACCTGCTGGTGACCGCCTACCAGCGCATGAAGCTGTACGAGATCTCGCAGTTGCCGGTGATGGACGGCGACACCCTGGTCGGCATCCTCGACGAATCCGACGTGCTGATGCACGTCTACGGCAACGAGGACCGCTTCCGCGACGAGGTCCGCACCGCCATGGTCACCAAGCTGGAGAAGCTGCCGGTGACCGCGCCGGTGGAGTCGCTGATGCCGCTGTTCGACCGTGGCCACGTCGCCATCGTCATGGACGGCGAGCGCTTCTGCGGCCTGATCACCCGTATCGACCTGCTCAACTACCTGCGCCGGCGCGTGCATTGA
- a CDS encoding cystathionine gamma-synthase: protein MTDTRDLGLGTRAIHAGQQPDPSTGAVMTPIYATSTYVQASPGVHQGFEYSRSHNPTRFAWERCIAALEGGSQGYAFASGLAATATVLDALDSGSHVICMDDVYGGTYRLFERVRRRSANLEFSFVDLGDADALAAAVRPNTRLIWAETPTNPMLKILDIRALADFARARGIRLAVDNTFATPVLQRPLEQGAHLVMHSATKYLNGHSDMVGGVLVVGDDAELAEQLTFLQNAVGGVQGPFDSFLALRGVKTLHLRMRAHCENALALAQWLEQHPAVDKVIYPGLTSHPQHELARRTLDGFGGMISLYVRGGAAAATRFLERCTLFALAESLGGVESLVNHPAIMTHASVPPERRAALGIADNLVRLSVGIEDLEDLRAELDSALGH from the coding sequence ATGACCGACACCCGCGACCTCGGCCTTGGCACCCGCGCCATCCACGCCGGCCAGCAGCCCGACCCCAGCACCGGCGCCGTGATGACGCCGATCTACGCGACCTCGACCTACGTGCAGGCCAGTCCCGGCGTGCACCAGGGCTTCGAGTACTCGCGCAGCCACAACCCGACCCGGTTCGCCTGGGAGCGCTGCATCGCCGCGCTGGAAGGTGGCAGCCAGGGCTATGCGTTCGCCTCCGGCCTGGCCGCCACCGCCACCGTGCTGGATGCCCTGGACAGCGGCAGCCATGTGATCTGCATGGACGATGTCTACGGCGGCACCTACCGCCTGTTCGAGCGGGTGCGCCGGCGCAGCGCCAACCTGGAGTTCAGCTTCGTCGACCTGGGCGACGCCGACGCCCTGGCCGCCGCGGTGCGCCCGAACACGCGCCTGATCTGGGCCGAGACGCCGACCAACCCGATGCTGAAGATCCTCGACATCCGGGCCCTGGCCGACTTCGCGCGCGCGCGCGGCATCCGCCTGGCGGTCGACAACACCTTCGCGACGCCGGTGCTGCAGCGGCCGCTGGAGCAGGGCGCGCACCTGGTCATGCACTCGGCGACCAAATACCTCAACGGCCACAGCGATATGGTCGGCGGCGTGCTGGTGGTCGGCGACGACGCCGAGCTGGCCGAGCAGCTCACCTTCCTGCAGAACGCCGTCGGCGGCGTGCAGGGCCCGTTCGACAGCTTCCTGGCCCTGCGCGGCGTCAAGACCCTGCACCTGCGCATGCGCGCGCATTGCGAGAACGCCCTGGCCCTGGCGCAGTGGCTGGAGCAGCACCCGGCCGTCGACAAGGTCATCTACCCGGGCCTGACCAGCCATCCGCAGCACGAGCTTGCCCGGCGCACCCTGGACGGCTTCGGCGGCATGATCAGCCTGTACGTGCGCGGCGGCGCCGCCGCCGCGACCCGCTTCCTGGAGCGCTGCACGCTGTTCGCCCTGGCCGAGTCGCTGGGCGGCGTCGAGAGCCTGGTCAACCACCCGGCGATCATGACCCACGCCAGCGTGCCGCCCGAGCGCCGCGCCGCGCTCGGCATCGCCGACAACCTGGTGCGGCTGTCGGTCGGCATCGAGGATCTCGAAGACCTCAGGGCCGAACTGGACTCGGCGCTGGGGCACTGA
- a CDS encoding YdcH family protein codes for MFENQKDQVESLMSANPEFRSLYQRHQELDKKVQDAELGVLPIDDVTLARMKKEKLWAKDRLTHMFEHQDQAAAH; via the coding sequence ATGTTCGAGAACCAGAAGGACCAGGTCGAGTCGCTGATGAGCGCCAATCCGGAGTTCCGCAGCCTCTACCAGCGCCACCAGGAGCTGGACAAGAAGGTGCAGGACGCCGAGCTGGGCGTGCTGCCGATCGACGACGTCACCCTGGCCCGGATGAAGAAGGAGAAGCTCTGGGCGAAGGATCGCCTGACCCACATGTTCGAACACCAGGACCAGGCTGCCGCACACTGA
- a CDS encoding class I SAM-dependent methyltransferase, whose amino-acid sequence MSNAMASSFRDKLDKLALRCADRLLNRLRRAAPGDDPYHRIFASFRNMVLSSNAPAVLEIGSRKVSATDGRSRFPGVEDYTGVDIHPGEFVDVVADAHQLSSVFPPERFDYVYSISVFEHLMFPWKAVLEINAILKTGGIVFVATHPTWPPHELPWDFWRYLHHSAHSLFNARTGFEIVEVSEGLPARMFSLVRDPAGRTLHEFQLHQGISIIARKIADYDRERLRWDLVPADVTETMYPPPAA is encoded by the coding sequence GTGAGCAACGCCATGGCAAGCAGTTTTCGCGACAAGCTGGACAAGCTGGCGCTTCGATGCGCGGATCGGTTGCTCAACAGGCTTCGTCGGGCCGCTCCCGGTGACGACCCTTATCACAGGATCTTCGCCAGCTTCCGGAACATGGTGCTGAGCTCGAACGCGCCAGCCGTGCTGGAGATCGGTTCCCGCAAGGTCTCCGCGACGGACGGTCGCTCTCGATTTCCCGGTGTTGAAGATTACACCGGCGTCGACATCCATCCCGGCGAGTTCGTCGATGTCGTCGCGGATGCTCACCAGCTGAGCTCCGTCTTTCCCCCCGAACGGTTCGACTACGTTTACTCGATTTCGGTGTTCGAGCACCTCATGTTCCCCTGGAAGGCCGTGCTCGAGATCAATGCGATCCTGAAAACGGGCGGGATCGTCTTCGTCGCGACGCACCCCACGTGGCCGCCGCACGAGTTGCCATGGGATTTCTGGCGCTACCTGCACCACAGCGCCCACAGTCTTTTCAATGCGCGTACAGGGTTTGAGATCGTGGAGGTCAGCGAGGGCCTGCCTGCCCGCATGTTCTCGCTGGTTCGCGATCCGGCGGGGCGGACGCTGCACGAGTTCCAGTTGCATCAAGGGATTTCGATCATTGCGCGCAAGATCGCTGACTATGACCGCGAGCGTTTGCGCTGGGATCTGGTTCCGGCCGATGTCACCGAAACGATGTATCCGCCACCGGCCGCATAG
- a CDS encoding YafY family transcriptional regulator translates to MSRQERVNALHRKLKAARRPIPLRQLQDELGCARATLYRDIAFLRDALGAPIVLGGEPSSARYVEREGDSFELPGLWLSSDELHALVALYEMASRSSGAGPLNEALAPLRGRIEKLLAAESGRPGWPEGRIRVVASAARRLDEAVFRTVASATLSRHRLRFDYSARSTGRAGQRLVSPQRLVHYRDNWYLDAFDHGREALRSFAVDRMGNPEQLREAADDLPAEQLDSHLVGGYGIFSGPARATAVIRFSARAARWVADERWHSRQQGQWLPDGRYELRVPYSNPRELLGDVLRHGADAEIVEPLPLREEARSMLTLALAGYRGDFELESPGAGGG, encoded by the coding sequence ATCAGCCGCCAGGAGCGCGTCAACGCCCTGCACCGCAAGCTGAAGGCGGCGCGCCGGCCGATCCCGCTGCGCCAGCTCCAGGACGAACTGGGCTGCGCGCGCGCCACCCTGTACCGGGACATCGCCTTCCTGCGCGATGCCCTGGGCGCGCCGATCGTGCTCGGTGGCGAGCCCAGCTCGGCACGTTACGTCGAACGCGAGGGCGACAGTTTCGAGCTGCCCGGCCTGTGGCTGTCCAGCGACGAGCTGCACGCTCTGGTGGCGCTCTACGAGATGGCCTCGCGAAGCTCCGGCGCCGGCCCGCTGAACGAGGCGCTGGCGCCGCTGCGCGGCCGCATCGAGAAGCTGCTGGCCGCCGAGTCCGGGCGTCCGGGCTGGCCCGAGGGCCGCATCCGCGTGGTCGCCTCGGCCGCACGCCGGCTCGATGAGGCGGTGTTCCGGACCGTGGCCAGCGCCACCCTCTCGCGGCATCGCCTGCGTTTCGACTACAGCGCCCGCAGCACCGGTCGCGCCGGCCAGCGCCTGGTGTCGCCGCAGCGGCTGGTGCACTACCGGGACAACTGGTACCTGGACGCCTTCGACCACGGACGCGAGGCCCTGCGCAGCTTCGCGGTCGACCGCATGGGCAATCCCGAACAGCTTCGTGAAGCAGCCGATGACCTGCCGGCCGAGCAGCTCGACAGCCACCTGGTCGGCGGCTACGGCATCTTCTCAGGGCCGGCCCGGGCGACCGCCGTGATCCGCTTCTCGGCGCGCGCCGCCCGCTGGGTCGCCGACGAGCGCTGGCACTCGCGCCAGCAGGGCCAGTGGCTGCCGGACGGCCGCTACGAACTGCGGGTGCCCTACAGCAACCCCCGCGAGCTGCTCGGCGATGTGCTGCGCCACGGCGCCGACGCCGAGATCGTCGAGCCGCTGCCGCTGCGCGAGGAAGCGCGCAGCATGCTGACCCTGGCCCT
- a CDS encoding PilT/PilU family type 4a pilus ATPase encodes MDVDPYLRLMVDKGGSDLFLSVGAPPYLKVEGRMRAVGSTALAATAVEAFANALMDDMQAAEFERAWEMNLAVSRPQIGRFRVNIFRQRNEVAIVIRNVKTDLPRIENLGLPPILKELVMRPRGLIVVAGATGSGKSTTLAAMIDHRNEQASGHILTIEDPVEFLHRHKRSLINQREVGFDTHSYHTALRNAMREAPDVIMIGEILDKETMEAAISFSETGHLCLTTLHANNADQTLDRILSFFPESTKHTTLMNLSMNLQAIVSQRLCVGVDSRRVPAVELLINTPLTRDIIRGGRLNELKEAMERSLENGMQSFDQALYRLYQERRISRDEALAHADSREGLALRMRLSEGASTLNDAEQEAMY; translated from the coding sequence ATGGATGTCGATCCGTATCTGCGCCTGATGGTGGACAAGGGCGGCTCGGACCTGTTCCTGAGCGTCGGCGCGCCGCCCTACCTGAAGGTCGAGGGCCGCATGCGCGCCGTCGGCTCGACCGCGCTCGCCGCAACCGCCGTCGAGGCGTTCGCCAACGCGCTGATGGACGACATGCAGGCCGCCGAGTTCGAGCGCGCCTGGGAGATGAACCTGGCAGTCAGCCGGCCGCAGATCGGCCGCTTCCGCGTCAACATCTTCCGGCAGCGCAACGAGGTCGCGATCGTCATCCGCAACGTCAAGACCGACCTGCCCCGCATCGAGAACCTGGGCCTGCCGCCGATCCTCAAGGAACTGGTGATGCGGCCGCGCGGCCTTATCGTGGTCGCCGGCGCCACCGGCTCGGGCAAGTCGACCACGCTGGCGGCGATGATCGACCACCGCAACGAGCAGGCCAGCGGCCACATCCTCACCATCGAGGACCCGGTCGAGTTCCTGCACCGGCACAAGCGCTCGCTGATCAACCAGCGCGAGGTCGGCTTCGACACCCACAGCTACCACACGGCCCTGCGCAACGCGATGCGCGAGGCGCCCGACGTCATCATGATCGGCGAGATCCTGGACAAGGAGACCATGGAGGCGGCGATCTCGTTCTCCGAGACCGGCCACCTGTGCCTGACCACCCTGCACGCCAACAACGCCGACCAGACCCTCGACCGCATCCTCAGCTTCTTCCCGGAAAGCACCAAGCACACCACGCTGATGAACCTGTCGATGAATCTGCAGGCGATCGTCAGCCAGCGCCTGTGCGTGGGCGTCGACAGCCGCCGGGTGCCGGCGGTGGAACTGCTGATCAACACGCCGCTGACCCGCGACATCATCCGCGGCGGCCGCCTCAACGAGCTCAAGGAAGCGATGGAGCGCAGCCTGGAGAACGGCATGCAGAGCTTCGACCAGGCCCTGTACCGGCTCTACCAGGAACGCCGCATCAGCCGCGACGAGGCGCTGGCGCACGCCGATTCCCGCGAAGGCCTGGCCCTGCGCATGCGCCTGAGCGAGGGCGCCAGCACGCTGAACGATGCGGAGCAGGAGGCGATGTACTGA